A part of Anabas testudineus chromosome 7, fAnaTes1.2, whole genome shotgun sequence genomic DNA contains:
- the LOC113167675 gene encoding succinate dehydrogenase [ubiquinone] iron-sulfur subunit, mitochondrial-like, which yields MSVSCAALSRHVLDVRSPGMMTMVRYAQTAAALAPEPRMKKFQVYRWDPDKPGDKPRMQTYEVDLNNCGPMVLDALIKIKNEIDPTLTFRRSCREGICGSCAMNINGNNTLACLNKISTNTSKPTKIYPLPHMYVVKDLVPDMSNFYAQYKSIEPYLKKKDETQEGKKPYFQSVEDRQKLDGLYECILCACCSTSCPSYWWNGDKYLGPAVLMQAYRWMIDSRDEFTEERLSKLQDPFSVYRCHTIMNCTKTCPKGLNPGKAIAEIKKMMATYKEKKAAAS from the exons atgtCTGTGTCCTGTGCTGCCCTGAGTCGACATGTTTTGGATGTTAGGAGCCCTGGTATGATGACG ATGGTGCGTTACGCTCAAACTGCAGCCGCCCTGGCTCCTGAACCCAGAATGAAGAAGTTCCAGGTTTACCGGTGGGATCCTGACAAACCTGGAGACAAACCACGAATGCAGACATATGAAGTTGATCTCAATAA CTGTGGTCCAATGGTTTTGGATGCCCTAATCAAAATTAAGAATGAGATTGATCCCACGCTCACGTTTAGACGCTCCTGCCGTGAGG GTATCTGTGGATCATGTGCAATGAACATCAACGGAAACAACACACTGGCGTGCCTTAACAAAATCAGCACCAACACAAGCAAGCCAACCAAAATCTACCCGCTACCACACATGTATGTGGTCAAAGATCTGGTGCCT gACATGAGCAACTTCTATGCACAGTACAAGTCGATAGAACCCTACCTGAAAAAGAAGGATGAAACTCAAGAGGGGAAGAAGCCATATTTCCAGTCAGTGGAAGACAGGCAAAAACTG GATGGCCTGTATGAGTGCATCCTCTGTGCTTGCTGCAGCACCAGCTGTCCCAGCTACTGGTGGAACGGAGACAAATACCTGGGACCTGCTGTCCTAATGCAG GCATACAGGTGGATGATTGACTCCCGTGACGAATTCACAGAGGAACGTCTGTCCAAACTTCAGGACCCGTTCTCTGTCTACCGCTGCCACACCATCATGAACTGCACCAAGACCTGCCCCAAG GGACTCAACCCAGGAAAGGCCATCGCAGAGATTAAGAAAATGATGGCGACGTACAAAGAGAagaaagctgcagcttcatga